Proteins encoded within one genomic window of Flavobacterium gilvum:
- a CDS encoding zinc ribbon domain-containing protein, whose amino-acid sequence MANTKELSVEDKLRAIYDLQLIDSRIDEIRNVRGELPLEVEDLEDEVAGLSTRSEKLKGELEVIENLIKEKKNAIDEHKEAVKKYTKQQESVRNNREFNSLTKEVEFQELEIQLAEKQIKEMKASIEHKKEMIATSKEKLEAKLAHLKHKKSELDAIMSETQKEETFLTEKSAEFEALIEDRLLAAYKRIRSSVRNGLAVVSIERGASAGSFFTIPPQTQVEIASRKKILIDEHSGRILVDTVLAQEEREKMEQLFATF is encoded by the coding sequence ATGGCGAATACGAAAGAATTAAGTGTTGAGGACAAGTTAAGAGCAATTTACGATTTACAGCTAATTGACTCTAGAATTGACGAAATCAGAAACGTTAGAGGAGAACTTCCTTTAGAAGTTGAAGATTTAGAAGATGAAGTTGCAGGTTTAAGCACTCGTTCAGAGAAATTGAAAGGCGAACTCGAAGTAATCGAAAACCTTATCAAAGAGAAAAAAAATGCAATTGACGAACACAAAGAAGCTGTCAAAAAATACACCAAACAACAAGAAAGCGTTCGTAACAACCGCGAATTCAACTCTTTGACAAAAGAAGTAGAGTTTCAGGAATTGGAAATTCAATTGGCCGAAAAGCAAATCAAAGAAATGAAAGCTTCTATAGAGCACAAAAAAGAAATGATTGCTACTTCAAAAGAAAAATTAGAAGCTAAATTGGCTCACTTAAAACATAAAAAATCAGAACTTGATGCTATCATGTCTGAAACTCAAAAAGAGGAGACATTCTTAACTGAGAAATCAGCTGAATTCGAAGCATTGATTGAAGATCGCTTATTAGCTGCCTACAAAAGAATCAGAAGCAGTGTTCGCAACGGACTAGCAGTTGTTTCTATCGAAAGAGGAGCATCCGCAGGATCATTTTTCACAATTCCACCACAAACACAAGTAGAAATCGCATCAAGAAAGAAAATCTTAATCGATGAACACTCAGGAAGAATTTTGGTTGACACCGTTCTAGCTCAGGAAGAAAGAGAAAAAATGGAACAATTATTTGCAACATTCTAA
- a CDS encoding TlpA disulfide reductase family protein produces MKKTLSFLFTIVSISCFSQNNSKFSLHGKTKDIADGTVLLLVNSLTEKKMDSSVVKNNTFLFKTKIGVFPIQTVLFNRNLGTKTIWLERNTMTFNSTENSFSNAVITGSKTDSLVGVLRKEMRALKTYEEIVENEMKFIQNNPNSILSAHNLSIMASVFGKKKSTELFSKMSDENKKSEYGKRISSLLLDLNDLKAIEIGEKYRDFSMKNQNEIEKKLSDLNGKVVLLEFWASWCSPCRAENPNLVNTYNKFKSSGFEIFAVSLDDNKDSWLKAIQKDGLNWEHVSDLKGRSSNKAALLYHINTIPENILIDRNGFVIGRNLRGEDLNNKLSEILSAPSLDVKQEKKGTTIKIPNSMIWKDENGKVLSESELETMINSRNYIPHIDTVKNTAILKKI; encoded by the coding sequence ATGAAAAAAACATTATCATTCCTCTTTACAATAGTATCGATCTCTTGTTTTAGTCAAAATAACTCTAAATTTTCACTACATGGAAAAACGAAAGATATAGCCGACGGAACGGTATTGTTATTAGTAAATTCATTGACAGAAAAAAAAATGGATTCATCTGTTGTCAAGAATAATACTTTTTTGTTTAAAACTAAAATAGGTGTATTTCCAATCCAAACTGTTCTTTTTAACAGAAATTTAGGTACTAAAACAATCTGGCTAGAAAGAAATACCATGACATTCAACTCTACAGAAAACAGTTTTAGTAATGCTGTTATTACTGGTTCTAAAACAGATAGTTTAGTAGGAGTACTTAGAAAGGAAATGAGAGCTCTTAAAACCTATGAAGAAATTGTTGAAAATGAAATGAAATTTATTCAAAATAATCCCAATTCTATTTTGAGTGCTCATAACCTTTCTATTATGGCATCTGTCTTTGGAAAGAAAAAATCTACAGAACTATTTTCGAAGATGTCTGATGAAAATAAAAAGTCTGAATACGGTAAAAGAATTTCTAGTTTGTTATTGGATTTAAATGACTTAAAAGCAATCGAGATTGGAGAAAAATATAGAGATTTTTCTATGAAGAATCAAAATGAGATAGAAAAAAAGCTTTCAGATCTCAACGGAAAAGTTGTGTTGCTTGAGTTTTGGGCTTCGTGGTGTTCGCCTTGTCGCGCGGAAAATCCCAATCTTGTCAATACGTATAATAAATTTAAATCGAGTGGGTTTGAAATTTTTGCCGTTTCATTAGACGACAATAAAGATAGTTGGCTCAAAGCAATTCAAAAAGACGGATTGAATTGGGAACATGTAAGTGATTTGAAAGGAAGGAGTAGTAATAAAGCCGCTTTGTTGTATCATATAAACACAATTCCTGAAAATATTCTTATTGATAGAAATGGTTTTGTGATTGGTCGAAATTTACGTGGTGAAGATTTAAATAACAAACTTTCAGAAATATTATCAGCTCCAAGTTTAGATGTTAAGCAAGAAAAAAAAGGAACAACAATTAAGATTCCTAATTCAATGATTTGGAAAGATGAGAATGGAAAAGTATTGAGTGAATCAGAACTTGAAACAATGATTAATTCAAGGAATTATATTCCCCATATTGATACAGTGAAAAACACTGCAATACTTAAAAAAATATAA
- a CDS encoding GntR family transcriptional regulator has protein sequence MDFKSTKGIYLQIVDALCRQILEGELKQGDRVASVRDLAAEFEVNHNTVMRAYANLQDAGIFDNKRGVGFFISEKALDLIKENEKSNFFSQDLPDFLLKVKLLKLNSADLNELLSVIKNNDHEDK, from the coding sequence ATGGATTTTAAATCAACAAAAGGGATTTACCTCCAAATAGTAGATGCTCTCTGTCGGCAAATTTTAGAAGGTGAATTGAAGCAGGGAGACCGGGTGGCATCGGTTCGGGATTTGGCAGCCGAATTTGAGGTGAATCACAATACAGTCATGCGTGCTTATGCCAATTTGCAAGATGCAGGCATTTTTGACAACAAAAGAGGCGTCGGTTTTTTTATCTCTGAAAAAGCTTTGGACCTTATAAAGGAGAATGAAAAATCTAATTTTTTCAGTCAGGATTTGCCTGATTTTCTACTTAAAGTAAAATTACTTAAACTCAATAGCGCCGATTTAAACGAATTATTATCAGTAATAAAAAACAATGATCATGAAGACAAGTAA
- a CDS encoding ABC transporter ATP-binding protein has product MINIQHLNFQYRKQDALFTDLSFQQENGSIVGLLGKNGAGKSTFLKLISGLLKPQLGELRINSFKPFDRLPDFLADIYMVSEEFLFPSITIGLYIKATAPLYPKFDYDKMDKILKEFELNLKSNLNGLSHGQRKKFLIAFALSTNCSLLILDEPTNGLDIPSKSLFRKVLVSSVTEEQLVLISTHQVKDIETIIDKIVVLDEGKIVFNETVFDISQQWQFKTVNSLSGIETPIYQEKCLGGHRILMGADELEETEIDIELLFNAIINKVTLKSESHVI; this is encoded by the coding sequence ATGATTAACATCCAACACTTAAATTTTCAGTACCGAAAGCAAGACGCTTTGTTTACTGATTTGTCCTTTCAGCAGGAAAACGGCAGTATTGTAGGATTGCTTGGTAAAAATGGAGCAGGCAAATCAACTTTTCTTAAGTTAATTTCGGGGCTGCTAAAACCACAATTGGGAGAATTAAGAATCAACAGCTTTAAACCATTTGATCGATTGCCAGATTTTCTAGCCGATATTTATATGGTTTCCGAAGAGTTTTTGTTTCCCTCCATAACCATTGGGCTGTATATAAAGGCAACCGCGCCTTTGTACCCAAAATTCGATTATGATAAAATGGATAAAATCCTGAAGGAATTTGAATTAAATCTTAAAAGTAATCTGAACGGACTCTCACACGGACAGCGCAAAAAATTCCTCATCGCCTTCGCTTTATCCACAAATTGCAGTTTGTTGATTTTGGATGAACCAACAAATGGTTTGGATATTCCATCTAAAAGTTTGTTCCGAAAAGTTCTAGTCAGTTCTGTCACAGAAGAACAATTGGTTCTTATTTCGACTCATCAGGTAAAAGATATTGAAACCATAATCGATAAAATTGTGGTGCTCGATGAAGGAAAAATTGTTTTTAATGAAACGGTTTTTGACATCAGTCAGCAATGGCAATTTAAAACTGTTAATAGTTTATCTGGTATTGAAACGCCTATTTATCAGGAGAAATGTCTTGGTGGACATCGTATCTTAATGGGAGCTGACGAACTCGAAGAAACCGAAATAGACATCGAACTACTTTTTAATGCCATAATCAATAAAGTAACCCTAAAATCCGAAAGCCATGTCATTTAA
- a CDS encoding outer membrane beta-barrel protein has translation MLKGKLIDKETSAPIEDATVYLTTVKDSAIISYTVSDKNGIFKFETKKITVPFFLKTSATGYENLKIKENSATENRDFNVLPLSKKQIQLSEVVVKSDAPPVKIKKDTLEFNASSFKVRPDANIEALIRQLPGAQIDGNKNITINGKAVDKILVNGKPFFSEDGKIALQNLSADMVKKVQVSNTKTKEEEMTKQESTSNSSTINFVLKEDKNKGVFGKFMGGYGTNDRYETSGIASYFKNKRRVTAIVSSNNINATGFSMDDVFDNMGGGRNISGPRISYGNGNSAPTGITRSTTAGLNYDDEWTKKLSAHTAYNYKNLDNENKNKTSRADFLPTGNIFTESESKSNQLTEGHDFNGEFQYKIDDKTNIYLAPRFAKTTTNSSSAYQAASRDDNNNLMNENSSKVNSHSESGNFNNFMGFFKGFKKKGRYFSAYLQNNNSISESNSINNSATLFYQNATPDDIRNQNVLAKRTNDNLSFNLQYTEPITDSLSVFVGTMTNWAKGKDDNNTFDFDTAAGKYSDRNELLSNYFESKSSRFSPSAGLMLRKKKGYFRVSLGTYFVETDNFSNYLDTNTNLSKNYALPEGSLNFNYNITKSKSINGYYNRSYSLPTAQQLLPVENLSNPLNTVVGNNNLDIGKSHYASVSLRSQNTAGLSSYSIYSNGSYSDSGIATTSIYDANGKQKTTYVNISGNYNLSLGGNWNKTIKKGLNTYKYGLDLNTGYGFQQGFTNARLYSAEIKSVTPGFSFSYDYGEFFTLRPTYYFTIRKTDYNNYRIDETSNREHEFKIEATNYFYKQWVLGNDFGYNYSSNISGGFKKDFYLWNTSLSYKSKEDQWIFKFKVYDILNQNQSATRTISATSIVDAQNTVLKRYGMFSITYKFKKFGVKLEEEKPVQKPEQKPELKLEQKTQQKAPEKK, from the coding sequence ATGCTCAAGGGAAAACTCATCGACAAGGAAACTTCAGCTCCAATCGAAGACGCAACCGTTTATCTTACGACAGTAAAAGATTCTGCTATAATAAGTTATACAGTTTCGGATAAAAATGGAATTTTCAAGTTTGAAACCAAAAAGATAACTGTTCCTTTTTTCTTGAAAACATCTGCCACTGGTTACGAAAATCTTAAAATCAAGGAAAATTCGGCTACTGAAAATAGAGATTTTAACGTTTTGCCTCTTTCAAAAAAGCAAATTCAACTTTCGGAAGTGGTCGTGAAAAGCGATGCGCCTCCAGTCAAAATCAAGAAAGACACTTTGGAATTTAACGCATCCTCGTTCAAGGTGCGCCCAGATGCGAATATCGAAGCTTTGATTCGGCAATTGCCCGGAGCACAAATTGATGGGAATAAGAATATCACCATCAACGGAAAAGCTGTTGACAAAATATTGGTTAACGGAAAACCGTTTTTTAGCGAAGACGGGAAAATTGCGCTTCAGAATTTATCTGCAGACATGGTAAAAAAAGTACAGGTTTCGAACACCAAAACCAAGGAAGAAGAAATGACCAAGCAAGAATCGACTTCTAATAGTTCGACTATCAATTTTGTTTTGAAGGAAGATAAAAACAAAGGAGTTTTTGGAAAATTCATGGGTGGCTATGGTACCAATGATCGTTATGAAACCAGTGGAATTGCCAGTTATTTCAAAAACAAACGCCGTGTTACTGCAATTGTTTCGTCTAACAATATCAATGCGACAGGATTCTCTATGGATGATGTTTTTGATAATATGGGTGGTGGCCGAAATATTTCGGGGCCACGTATTTCTTATGGGAATGGTAATTCTGCTCCAACAGGGATAACCCGTTCAACAACAGCGGGATTGAATTATGATGACGAATGGACAAAAAAATTAAGTGCACACACCGCTTACAACTATAAGAATTTGGACAATGAAAATAAAAACAAAACATCCAGAGCAGACTTTTTGCCAACAGGAAACATTTTCACCGAATCAGAAAGTAAGAGCAACCAATTGACTGAAGGGCATGATTTTAATGGCGAATTTCAATATAAAATAGATGACAAAACAAATATTTATCTAGCTCCGCGTTTTGCAAAAACAACAACGAATAGTAGTTCTGCCTATCAGGCTGCCTCACGGGACGATAACAATAATTTGATGAATGAGAACAGTTCCAAAGTTAATTCTCATAGCGAATCGGGAAATTTTAATAATTTTATGGGTTTTTTTAAAGGCTTTAAGAAAAAAGGAAGGTATTTTAGCGCTTATTTGCAAAATAATAATTCGATAAGTGAATCCAATTCGATAAATAATTCGGCAACTTTGTTTTATCAAAACGCAACTCCAGATGATATTCGGAACCAAAATGTGTTGGCGAAAAGAACCAATGATAATCTTTCTTTTAATCTTCAATATACGGAGCCTATTACCGATTCTTTGTCTGTTTTTGTTGGGACAATGACAAATTGGGCCAAAGGGAAAGATGATAACAATACTTTTGATTTTGATACTGCAGCGGGTAAGTATTCGGATAGGAATGAATTGTTGTCAAATTATTTTGAATCGAAATCATCTCGGTTTTCACCTAGTGCCGGATTAATGCTCCGTAAAAAGAAAGGCTATTTTAGGGTTTCGCTAGGGACGTATTTTGTAGAAACAGATAATTTTTCAAATTATTTAGATACCAATACCAATTTGTCAAAAAACTATGCTTTGCCGGAAGGGAGTTTGAATTTTAATTATAATATTACAAAATCAAAGAGTATTAACGGCTATTACAATCGTTCGTATTCTTTACCCACCGCTCAACAGCTTTTGCCAGTCGAAAATCTTTCCAATCCTTTGAATACGGTTGTTGGAAATAATAATTTGGACATAGGGAAAAGTCACTATGCCAGTGTTAGTTTAAGAAGTCAGAATACCGCAGGTCTTTCAAGTTATTCCATTTATTCTAATGGTAGTTATTCAGACAGCGGTATTGCTACCACTTCGATTTATGATGCAAATGGAAAACAAAAAACGACCTATGTTAATATTTCAGGAAATTATAATCTTAGCCTAGGTGGGAATTGGAATAAAACCATAAAAAAAGGACTGAATACCTATAAATACGGTTTGGATTTGAATACAGGATATGGTTTTCAACAAGGATTTACCAATGCTAGGTTATATTCGGCGGAGATAAAAAGTGTCACCCCAGGATTTTCTTTCTCGTATGATTACGGAGAATTTTTTACACTGCGCCCTACATACTATTTTACAATTAGAAAAACAGATTATAACAATTATAGAATTGACGAAACATCCAACAGAGAACACGAATTCAAGATAGAGGCGACGAATTATTTCTATAAACAATGGGTTTTGGGGAATGATTTTGGATACAACTACAGTTCGAATATTTCGGGAGGTTTCAAAAAAGATTTCTATTTGTGGAATACCAGTTTGTCCTACAAAAGCAAAGAGGATCAATGGATTTTCAAATTTAAAGTGTATGATATTTTGAACCAAAATCAAAGTGCCACACGAACCATATCAGCAACCTCTATTGTTGATGCGCAAAACACCGTTTTAAAACGTTACGGAATGTTCTCGATAACATATAAATTCAAGAAGTTTGGAGTGAAATTGGAAGAAGAAAAACCGGTACAAAAGCCAGAACAAAAACCGGAACTAAAACTAGAGCAAAAAACACAACAAAAAGCACCTGAAAAAAAATAG
- the rluF gene encoding 23S rRNA pseudouridine(2604) synthase RluF gives MEENLKRLNKFIAETGYCSRREADKFIEEGRVTINGAVPELGTKVAPEDEVRIDGKLIREKTEKPIYLAFHKPVGIECTTNLDVRNNIVDYINYPKRIFPIGRLDKASEGLIFMTNDGDIVNKILRARNNHEKEYTVTVNKPITDRFIERMGNGVPILDTVTRKCKVEQISKYIFKIILTQGLNRQIRRMCEYLGYEVTALKRIRIINISLDIPVGRYRDLTDAEIKELNQLIEPSSKTEEASLPKAETPKRRTEFIKRDDPRFKKRGDY, from the coding sequence ATGGAAGAAAATCTAAAACGCCTCAACAAATTCATAGCCGAAACCGGTTATTGTTCCCGTCGTGAAGCCGACAAATTCATAGAAGAAGGTCGGGTAACCATCAATGGTGCCGTACCAGAACTCGGAACAAAAGTAGCACCAGAGGACGAAGTGCGTATAGATGGAAAATTAATTCGTGAAAAAACGGAAAAACCCATATATCTGGCTTTTCATAAACCAGTTGGAATAGAATGCACCACAAATCTTGATGTTCGCAATAATATTGTGGATTACATCAATTATCCTAAACGCATTTTCCCCATCGGACGCTTAGACAAAGCCAGTGAAGGCTTGATTTTCATGACAAATGATGGAGATATAGTAAACAAAATATTGCGCGCCCGAAACAATCACGAAAAAGAATACACTGTAACGGTAAACAAACCTATAACCGATCGTTTTATAGAGCGAATGGGAAATGGCGTGCCTATTTTGGACACCGTAACCCGAAAATGCAAAGTAGAGCAAATCAGTAAATACATCTTCAAAATCATTTTGACACAAGGATTGAATCGTCAAATCCGCAGAATGTGCGAATATTTAGGCTACGAAGTTACCGCCTTGAAACGCATCCGAATCATTAATATTTCACTGGATATTCCTGTAGGACGCTACCGTGATTTAACCGATGCCGAAATAAAAGAACTCAATCAACTTATCGAGCCTTCGAGCAAAACCGAGGAAGCCAGCTTACCAAAAGCAGAAACTCCAAAACGAAGAACTGAATTCATCAAAAGAGACGATCCAAGATTTAAGAAAAGAGGGGATTATTAA
- a CDS encoding bifunctional 5,10-methylenetetrahydrofolate dehydrogenase/5,10-methenyltetrahydrofolate cyclohydrolase, translating to MQLLDGKKTSEDIKNEIAAKVKTMKENGEKVPHLAAVIVGTDGASLTYVGSKVRSCEQIGFESTLVSLPAEITEEELLAKIKELNEDDNLDGYIVQLPLPKHIDEQKILMAIDPEKDVDGFHPANFGKMALDMETFLPATPFGIMELLERYKVETAGKHTVVIGRSHIVGRPMSILMSRKGYPGDSTVTLTHSRTKNIEEYTKNADIIITALGVPNYLKADMVKDGVVIIDVGITRVQDASHPKGYVITGDVDFDGVSKKSSFITPVPGGVGPMTIAMLLKNTLLAREIRSRK from the coding sequence ATGCAACTACTCGACGGAAAAAAAACATCGGAAGATATTAAAAATGAAATTGCTGCCAAAGTAAAAACAATGAAAGAAAACGGGGAAAAAGTTCCTCATTTGGCTGCCGTAATTGTTGGAACTGATGGAGCAAGTTTAACTTATGTAGGAAGTAAGGTTCGTTCTTGCGAACAAATTGGCTTCGAATCTACATTAGTTAGTTTACCTGCCGAAATTACCGAAGAGGAATTGCTTGCCAAGATTAAAGAGTTGAACGAGGATGATAATCTGGATGGTTATATCGTTCAGTTGCCTTTGCCAAAACATATCGACGAGCAAAAAATATTAATGGCGATTGATCCTGAAAAAGATGTAGATGGTTTTCATCCGGCCAATTTTGGAAAAATGGCTTTGGATATGGAAACCTTTTTACCGGCAACACCATTCGGAATAATGGAATTATTGGAGCGATACAAAGTAGAAACTGCCGGAAAACATACAGTAGTTATCGGGCGTAGCCACATTGTGGGGAGACCGATGAGTATCTTGATGAGCCGCAAAGGATATCCAGGAGATTCTACTGTGACATTGACTCACAGCAGAACCAAAAACATTGAAGAATACACCAAAAATGCTGATATCATTATTACAGCACTTGGTGTTCCCAATTATCTTAAAGCTGATATGGTAAAAGATGGTGTGGTTATAATCGACGTAGGAATTACTAGAGTACAAGACGCTTCGCATCCAAAAGGATATGTAATTACTGGTGATGTTGATTTTGACGGCGTAAGCAAGAAATCTTCTTTCATCACCCCGGTTCCGGGTGGAGTAGGGCCAATGACTATTGCCATGTTATTAAAAAATACACTTTTAGCAAGAGAGATTCGAAGCAGAAAATAG
- the ffh gene encoding signal recognition particle protein — protein MFDNLSDKLDKAFHILKGHGKITEVNVAETLKEVRRALLDADVNFKIAKDFTTKVKDKAIGQDVLTTLQPGQLLVKLVKDELTELMGGDVAGVNLSGNPSIILMSGLQGSGKTTFSGKLANYLQTKKNKKPLLVACDIYRPAAIQQLYVVGDSIGVEVYSEPENKNPVEIAQNAIKHAKANGFNVVIVDTAGRLAVDKEMMDEIAKVHQAIQPQETLFVVDSMTGQDAVNTAKAFNDILNFDGVILTKLDGDTRGGAAISIKSVVNKPIKFVGTGEKMDAIDVFYPNRMAERILGMGDVVSLVERAQEQYDEEEARKIQKKIAKNEFGFDDFLSQIQQVKKMGNMKDLVGMIPGASKAMKDIEIEDDAFKHIEAIIHSMTPIERSKPAIIDVKRKARIAKGSGTKIEQVNQLMKQFDQMSKMMKMMQGPGGKNLMKMMGGMKGMPGGMPR, from the coding sequence ATGTTTGATAATTTAAGCGATAAACTGGACAAAGCCTTTCATATATTAAAGGGGCACGGAAAAATCACCGAAGTAAACGTAGCCGAAACTTTGAAAGAAGTGCGTCGTGCCTTACTCGATGCCGATGTCAATTTTAAAATTGCCAAAGATTTTACTACCAAAGTAAAGGACAAAGCAATAGGTCAGGATGTATTGACAACGTTGCAGCCGGGACAATTATTGGTAAAGTTAGTCAAAGATGAGCTTACAGAATTGATGGGTGGAGATGTTGCGGGAGTCAATCTTTCTGGAAATCCTTCAATTATATTGATGTCGGGATTACAAGGATCTGGGAAAACTACTTTCTCTGGTAAACTGGCTAATTATCTTCAAACAAAAAAGAATAAAAAACCACTTTTGGTTGCCTGTGATATTTATCGTCCGGCGGCGATTCAGCAATTGTATGTCGTTGGGGATTCAATAGGAGTTGAGGTTTACTCTGAGCCAGAAAATAAAAATCCAGTTGAAATTGCTCAAAATGCAATCAAACACGCAAAAGCCAACGGATTTAATGTTGTGATTGTCGATACGGCCGGTCGTTTGGCTGTCGATAAGGAAATGATGGACGAAATTGCCAAAGTGCACCAAGCAATCCAACCACAAGAAACTCTTTTTGTTGTGGATTCCATGACTGGTCAGGACGCAGTGAATACAGCTAAAGCATTTAACGATATCTTGAATTTTGACGGGGTTATTTTGACCAAATTAGATGGTGATACTCGTGGAGGAGCTGCAATTTCTATCAAATCTGTGGTGAACAAACCAATTAAGTTTGTAGGTACTGGTGAGAAAATGGATGCGATTGATGTTTTCTACCCAAATCGTATGGCTGAGCGTATCCTTGGTATGGGAGACGTTGTGTCCTTGGTAGAAAGAGCTCAGGAGCAATATGATGAAGAGGAAGCCAGAAAAATTCAGAAGAAAATTGCAAAAAATGAATTTGGTTTTGATGATTTCCTATCGCAGATTCAGCAAGTGAAGAAAATGGGTAATATGAAAGACTTGGTAGGAATGATACCAGGTGCTTCCAAAGCCATGAAAGATATCGAAATTGAAGACGACGCTTTCAAACATATTGAAGCAATTATCCATTCGATGACGCCTATCGAAAGAAGTAAGCCGGCAATAATCGATGTAAAAAGGAAGGCTAGGATTGCCAAAGGTTCCGGGACCAAAATCGAACAAGTGAATCAATTGATGAAGCAGTTTGACCAAATGAGCAAGATGATGAAGATGATGCAGGGCCCAGGAGGAAAAAACCTGATGAAAATGATGGGCGGAATGAAAGGAATGCCAGGCGGAATGCCAAGATAA
- a CDS encoding alpha/beta fold hydrolase has protein sequence MNLKKSIRFLVAKSVGQYINLLHFVHPKKAVHLSYALFTNPRVGKIQKENLPAILQNTVKETFQHNEHYFQTYTWEGNETKILLVHGWESNSARWEKTLPYLQKSGSTIIAIDAPAHGQSSGKEFNVPRYAEFINKAVKKYNPSIIIGHSIGGSACIYHQYLHPETSIEKMIILGAPSDLKTLLDNYIQMLSLNRKMFRLLEKRYLENFNFKLDNFSGEAFAQHIKIDGIIAHDTTDSVVSYQEGQKIANGWKKGKFITTNDLGHSMHDDNLYQEIYRFLFEAKK, from the coding sequence TTGAACCTTAAAAAAAGCATACGATTCTTGGTTGCCAAATCTGTTGGGCAATACATAAACCTGCTCCATTTTGTGCACCCAAAAAAAGCAGTGCATTTATCCTATGCGCTTTTTACCAATCCAAGAGTAGGTAAAATACAAAAGGAAAACCTTCCTGCAATTTTACAAAACACCGTTAAAGAAACGTTCCAACACAACGAGCATTATTTCCAGACCTACACCTGGGAAGGAAACGAGACTAAAATCCTATTGGTTCACGGCTGGGAAAGCAATTCGGCACGCTGGGAAAAAACACTACCCTATCTCCAAAAATCAGGAAGTACAATCATCGCTATAGATGCACCGGCACACGGACAAAGTAGCGGAAAAGAATTCAACGTACCGCGTTATGCCGAATTTATCAACAAAGCGGTAAAAAAATACAATCCAAGTATTATCATTGGCCATTCCATAGGTGGTTCGGCTTGTATTTATCACCAATATTTACACCCAGAAACTAGCATTGAAAAAATGATAATTCTAGGCGCTCCGTCTGATTTAAAGACACTCCTCGATAATTATATCCAAATGTTGAGCCTAAACCGAAAAATGTTTCGTCTTTTGGAAAAACGCTATCTGGAAAATTTCAATTTCAAACTGGACAATTTCTCGGGTGAAGCATTTGCACAGCACATCAAAATAGATGGAATCATCGCTCACGACACTACAGACTCCGTTGTTTCCTACCAAGAAGGCCAAAAAATAGCGAATGGCTGGAAAAAAGGAAAATTCATTACAACCAACGATTTGGGACATTCTATGCACGATGATAATTTATACCAAGAAATCTATCGTTTTTTATTTGAAGCCAAAAAATAG